One segment of Mobula birostris isolate sMobBir1 chromosome 27, sMobBir1.hap1, whole genome shotgun sequence DNA contains the following:
- the mrto4 gene encoding mRNA turnover protein 4 homolog: MPRSRRDKRVSLTKTTKKGLQIKQSLIEELRKCVDIYTNLFVFSIDNMRNNKLKDMRCAWKHSRFFFGKNKVMMVALGKGPADEYKDGLHKVSEHLQGEVGLLFTNRTKAEVIEWFDQYTESDFARSGNKATMAVTLDAGPLPQFTHSMEPQLRQLGLPTALKKGVVTLLSDYEVCKEGATLTAEQARLLKLFGIEMATFKVTMNCLWNSETGEFEKLGAIDVGKSKDMAVTDD, translated from the exons ATGCCGCGATCCCGGCGTGACAAACGAG TTTCTTTGACTAAAACAACGAAGAAAGGATTACAGATCAAACAAAGCTTAATCGAGGAG TTGCGAAAATGTGTGGACATCTACACAAATCTCTTTGTCTTTTCCATCGACAACATGAGAAATAACAAATTGAAGGACATGCGGTGTGCCTGGAAACACAGCCG GTTCTTCTTTGGTAAAAATAAAGTGATGATGGTGGCTCTGGGAAAAGGACCGGCAGATGAATACAAGGATGGTTTGCACAAG GTCAGTGAACATTTGCAAGGTGAAGTTGGTCTCCTGTTCACCAACCGCACAAAGGCAGAGGTGATTGA GTGGTTTGATCAGTACACAGAGTCTGATTTTGCACGATCCGGGAACAAAGCTACAATGGCCGTTACGCTCGATGCTGGGCCGTTGCCGCAGTTCACACACTCCATGGAGCCGCAGCTGCGGCAACTCGGGTTACCAACCGCACTGAAGAAAG GTGTCGTGACACTGTTGAGTGATTACGAAGTATGTAAAGAGGGAGCCACTCTGACAGCTGAACAGGCGCGCCTTCTG AAACTATTTGGTATTGAGATGGCCACCTTCAAAGTGACAATGAACTGTCTATGGAACTCTGAAACTGGTGAATTTGAAAAACTGGGAGCCATTGATGTTGGAAAAAGCAAAGATATGGCAGTGACGGATGACTAG